AGGAGAACACGTGAGGAGTTCGAAAAGCTTCGCTCTTTCCTCCAAGCCGAGGAAGAAACCCGGATGGAGGCGCTGAAGAAGGAGGAAGTGCAGAAGAGTCGAGCGATGATGCAGAAGATCGAGGAAATTACCCGAGATATAACGTCGGTGTCTGAATCCATCCGAGTTTTAGAGGAGGAGATGGCTTCGGAGGGCATCTCTCTCCTTCATGTGAGTGTCTTCGACTAAATGCATGGATACCCGTGTAAAAGTTTCTTTTACATCTTTCGTGAatttgcctccttttttttctcagaactGCAAGAGGACATTGGCAAGgtgaaaaaaagcttttatcttttaaaactttacttttcttttctttcataaCAACTTACATAAACTGCCTGATCCCCCCCCTGCAGTGCTGAGAGCCCAACAGAAGCTCCAGTTATGGCTCCTGGAGCACTCATAGATGTGGCCAACTATTTGGGCTCTCTGACCTTCCACATATGGGAGAAGATGCACAAGATCGTCAAATACAGTAAGCACATCCTTTATCAGGCTTTTTGGGTCATTTTGAGGTTTATTCTTTGAGCTTCTGGACACAGTTTCACTTGTGTTCCTGAGGTGGAGGAAAGGttgtgatgctgtttgtttcagctcCGGTGACTCTGGACCCCAACACGGCTGCCCCCTGGCTCGTCCTGTCGGACGATCTCACCAGCGTCTGTGACAGCGATGACAAGCGGAAGCTGCCCGACAACCCGGAGAGGTACGACCCCGACACCGCCGTGCTGGGCCGCGAGGGCTTCAGCTCAGGCAAGCACACCTGGGACGTCAGCGTGGGAGATAACACGGCGTGGGTTGTCGGCGTGGCTAAAGCATCCGTCCTGAGGAAAGAGAAGGTGTCTTCAGTGCTGAAGAACGGCTAcctgtgtgtgtacttttacCACAAAATGTACTTTGCGGGCACCTCTCCTTTGACGAGGCTGAGCTTGAAGAAGACCCCGCAGAGGATCAGAGTTCATCTGGACTGTGATAAGGGCAGGGTGTCTTTCTACGACCCGCACGACAACACGCCCATCTACACCTTCAAACACGCCATCACTGAAAGCGTCTTTCCGTACTTCTGGGTGGGCTGTCAGCAGTGTCCTCTGACGGTTCAGCCGCTCGAGGTTTCTGTGAAAGCTGTCGAATATTGTTGAAAGTACATTTGCACTTCAAaacttttggttttcttcaaCCCAGATGGAATGGAAACTTAACATAGCGTGAGAAAGGAGGTTTCAGCACTTTATTTCCAGCTCCACTATGATATCCTACAATCATTTATAGTTTAAAATAATACTGATAATTTGTAAGCTTATTTCAACTCAGTCTTTGCACTTTGAACTACtataaaatgacatttctttcaaatgtttgttgtttaagtAGAACAATAACCATAATGTGTGTCATGAAAATTCTGCACTGTAGCctggaaaagaacaaaaaaaagaaaccattaTTGTATGTGTGACTTAATTTTATGGTCTGGTTTGATTATGTTATGGATATATGGCAAAATCTAAATGTGCTTTATGTGCATCTATTGCAGAAATGTTACAGCTGGTTTACTAATAAATAACTGGCAGACATCGTGACCTTGTCTGTCCtgactgaaatatgaaaaaggGTTCACATGTGGCCTGCAGAAGATGGATACAGCATAGaatgataaaacataaaactatgGAATCCAATGTAAAATAAACTTAAGATAGCTTTTCACAACATGTTATTAAAGTGGACATCTTTGCATCTTtgtaattgttgtttttggtctttttgttttacatttccgGTCTGATCGCGCACCTCCCACTGAACTGCGCAGCGCCCTCTTTACGTTACGTAAATCAAACCTTTCACACCTTCGCTGTACCTGTCGCCTTCAGTGAGAATTACCTCCATTGTTATGGGAGGGCAGCTGATTTGTGTGAAGCAGGTGATTTGAAGCCTCAGGCCTCAGCTGGTGTCAGGACTGGTTAGTCGGTTTTCATCTTCAGCTAATTAGCTTTCTTCATTAAGTTTACGTTAGCTTTAGCCGCATTGCTAACGGCGCGTGTAGCTAACGGCTTGCAGTTTATCTTAATTACCTTTTAAAAGGTGGAGGTTATGTGTAGTTAATAAGAGGTTTGATTTAATTAAACTGACATTAATTACGTCCTCCACTCGGGAgacaaaattatataaaaaaacattaatgtgaAGCAGGGGTGGAAGAAGGACTCAAgtcttttacttcagtaaaggcAGCAGTACcgcagtgtagaaatactcgCAAAAGTCCTACTTTCAAGTACAGAAGGTACAGCATCAAAATATCAGAAAGTACTCGTGATGCAAGTTGGTCCATTTGGGaaatgtacatgttatattgtTATGACGATAAATTAGTGTTTATCGTCAAAGTATGTATAAAGTGTTACAGCTGACAGATGTGGGACTCATTTTAGTTACTTTATGTCCGGTAGCAAAATCCATTATAATACATAATGTATTACATAATGGTAATGTATTTTTGGATCATAATACCTGCCTGAATGTGTCCTATAATGTTATGACTCTGGAATGCaatggagtagaagtataaaatagcagaaaatgcAAATACTCAATAGCGATCAAGCTGGTGAAATTAATGCAGTTTATCCTGCCTCCATCATTTCCTTGATGCTAATTCACTAAAAATgtgctctgcagtgtgttttccaGGAGGTCCATCATGCTTAACGCTTCATCCAGCcaaggaagaaggagaaaaatggaggacaatgtttcagtttcagagcCTCCACCCAAATCTTCCAGAGTCACCTTGCTGGGCCCGTCTGTCCTCCTACTTGAGATCCCCACTGACACCAACACCAGCCTCCCGGTGTGGGAGGCCATGAGATCCCAGCAGCTCAACATCGCCTGGACTGTCAACCCCTATGGCATCAGTGTTCATTTAACTCCTGTGGCCTCTAAGCAAGTCAAGACCACAGCTTCCAGTAAAAGTCAAGGCACTACTAGGGTGGTACAGATCTCAGGGCCTTCTTCAGGCATCCTGCAGCCTCAGGCGATCATCCAGTTCGACGCTCAGCAGCATAGCGTCGCCCTGAACAGCTCTTATGTCCAGGTCACCTTCCCTCAAAGCAGCAGCCAGTCACTGCCGAGCCCAAATCAACCACAGAAAATACTCCTGAGGCCTGCACAGGCCACGTCTCTCATCGTCTCCCTGCCTGTCATCATCACCCAGTCGCAGCTTGCCGATCAGCCCCACGCCCCTACCAAGAGTGTGACCCTGTCCGCCATCCAGACCCCAACAACCGCCTCCACCAAGCTACAAGCCCCGTCCAAAGTCCCAGTTCCCACTTCCTTCCACACAAATACCTCCCCTGACATCCAGATCTGTGACAGATTCCTCCTCGGCTTGTGTCGAGCAGGGAAGAAGTGTAAGAAGCACCACACCCCCTACCCGTTTCACTGGCAGCTGCGGTGTGTGACCAGCCGCCAGTGGATCGACTTCCCCCTTCGCTCTCAGGTCTTACTGGAAAGGATGTACAGCAATGTCAACCAAACCACGATTTGCATCAAGGATGGGTTAGTTGCAGGGTTACTGCATGTTTCTATTAGAGGTTTTATACTAATGCACActtattttatcatttgtttttgtttccttctgtgtgcgagtgcaaaacaaaagtgaGTGTATTTTCATCTCCCTTCAGGCACGATCGCTACACTCTGAACTTTGCCTTGATGGAGTTGGATGATACATCCAAGTACGACAGGGTTAGAAGACTCACTAACTCTGATAATATGTTCAAGAATCCTCACTTTCCCAGCCAATGGAAAATCTACTGGCGGAACAACCTCAGCTGGGAAGAGTACGACAAGGTGAATGTTCAGTCAATCAGTTCCCTTTTCAGGGGCTTTTGTTGCCTGAAGTATCACCAGCAGGTCCTTCATCACTGATTGGTTCATCTCTTCACAGAATGTGTCCACCTTGCTGCTAATGAAAATGAGTAGAAAAGAGCCCGAGTGCTCCTTCCACATCGGCTCACGGGAGTACAAGGTGGACTTCTCCACTATGACCCAGACCAACGTCACCACAGGGTTTCAGAGACACGTTCGCTGCAGACCCGTCTACCGATCCCCTGATTCCATGCAGCCTTACCTGCGGTCGGGATCCTGgatcatttctcatttttcagtTCTCAGATTCTCCATCCATATGTTCATAGAGATTAGCTATGATTGTGACTGTGTGATCCCATAtttattgtgctttttgttcttGATCCTTATTTCAGTTGTCTGAATTATGGACAGTAATTCAGCGGAAGTGAAAAGCTCTTAATCTGTTTCTGATGCAACATTTTGCACTCATATGGGCATAAATATCTTTTTATGATTTAGGGATTTCAGTAAACCTTATGTGGCCCATGCTACAAATGCAATTCACACCGTTTAAAACTATATTGGAGTGTCAGTTTCCACATGTAATAATTGTAATATGAGACAGGTGTAAGCAAGTAGAGTAACAGTGCTGGCAGAATTACAGTAGACGCATTCACTCATTAACTGCTCTGATTCAGACGTGCGATAAAGCAGTTTGTAAGAAATGTCTTCACATCTCCTCTTCATCACATCCTTCCCCTGCTTCTCCCACGCAGGACAGGAATCTGGACTGAGCCCCCCGGACCTGTCGGCGTTCCTCCTGCCACCAACTTCAGTGTGGACCCTCTGGAGGACTTCAGATCCTGGTATCCTCCAGTGTGGTGTCTGGCATCAGAGCAGGACTACAGCTTGGTGGACGTTCCGGCTGAGACACGTGCCTACAAGACGGTCCGCAGCTTCTTCTATAACAGCCTGCCCGAGACTGAGGTGGACATCATCAGCATCCAGCAGGTCCAGAACCTCCTCCACTGGGACAAGTACCAAAGGTTCGGCTGCTGTTTGCGTCTCTTGTCTAAAGAGATAGTGTTTAAGTTTCTATGTGAATGAAGTACAAAGACGAAGAGGCGGGAATCAAAAGAAGTGACAGTCAAACTCTTGTGTCTGCGTTGTGATTACAGACACAAGACGCACATGCAGAAGCAGCACACTGAGTCTAAGGAGCCACTGGAGAGACACCTCTTTCACGGGACAAACAGAAAGGCCTCAGAGGACATCTGCCACAACAACTTCGACCCTCGCATGGCCGGAGTCAACGGAACGACCTACGGTTTTGGCACCTACTTCGCCACCAAAGCCTCCCTCTCACACGCCTACTCAGCCAAGGTGAAGTCAGATGAGCTTCGTCACATGTTCCTGGCCAAAGTCCTGGTGGGGAAGGTGAGTCTCGGGATGAACACCTACCGCAGGCCGCCGCCACTCAGCACTAGGACGAAGGAGTACCGTCTCTACGACACCTGCGTGGACCGACTAGACAAACCCACCATGTTTGTAGTTTTTGATAGCTGTCAGTGCTACCCATACTACCTGATCAAGTACAAAGACCTGCCTGAGGAGACTGAAATTTGATATATTTTGAAGCTCTGGAGGAGGGCTAGTTGATGTTAACTGTTCAGacattaacagttttaaaggtGTCCTGTTGTAAGATGACCTGAAATGTTATTAAATGTTAACACACGCAGTTGCAGCAAAACGCGCAGGTAACTTAATAAAATGTGCCGCATGTAGACAATGTGCGATGAAGTTCCACCTGACATCATGAAGACATGAGAGCAGACAGTTAAA
This Scatophagus argus isolate fScaArg1 chromosome 22, fScaArg1.pri, whole genome shotgun sequence DNA region includes the following protein-coding sequences:
- the trim35-14 gene encoding E3 ubiquitin-protein ligase TRIM35; this translates as MAARVSLSEVDLSCPICCEIFRDPVVLKCSHSFCTSCLRQHWVHGGSRDCPLCRSESLDDPVPSLTLKNLCESYIKESESLEEMAGELYCEPGEVCPLHGEKLKLFCLPDNEPICVVCHTSRKHKQHDCCPVSEAVVDVKEKMKSALSSLQEKRDAFDKMKKNYEDAVAYIQVQARFVERRTREEFEKLRSFLQAEEETRMEALKKEEVQKSRAMMQKIEEITRDITSVSESIRVLEEEMASEGISLLHNCKRTLASAESPTEAPVMAPGALIDVANYLGSLTFHIWEKMHKIVKYTPVTLDPNTAAPWLVLSDDLTSVCDSDDKRKLPDNPERYDPDTAVLGREGFSSGKHTWDVSVGDNTAWVVGVAKASVLRKEKVSSVLKNGYLCVYFYHKMYFAGTSPLTRLSLKKTPQRIRVHLDCDKGRVSFYDPHDNTPIYTFKHAITESVFPYFWVGCQQCPLTVQPLEVSVKAVEYC
- the LOC124054112 gene encoding protein mono-ADP-ribosyltransferase TIPARP-like, yielding MLNASSSQGRRRKMEDNVSVSEPPPKSSRVTLLGPSVLLLEIPTDTNTSLPVWEAMRSQQLNIAWTVNPYGISVHLTPVASKQVKTTASSKSQGTTRVVQISGPSSGILQPQAIIQFDAQQHSVALNSSYVQVTFPQSSSQSLPSPNQPQKILLRPAQATSLIVSLPVIITQSQLADQPHAPTKSVTLSAIQTPTTASTKLQAPSKVPVPTSFHTNTSPDIQICDRFLLGLCRAGKKCKKHHTPYPFHWQLRCVTSRQWIDFPLRSQVLLERMYSNVNQTTICIKDGHDRYTLNFALMELDDTSKYDRVRRLTNSDNMFKNPHFPSQWKIYWRNNLSWEEYDKNVSTLLLMKMSRKEPECSFHIGSREYKVDFSTMTQTNVTTGFQRHVRCRPVYRSPDSMQPYLRTGIWTEPPGPVGVPPATNFSVDPLEDFRSWYPPVWCLASEQDYSLVDVPAETRAYKTVRSFFYNSLPETEVDIISIQQVQNLLHWDKYQRHKTHMQKQHTESKEPLERHLFHGTNRKASEDICHNNFDPRMAGVNGTTYGFGTYFATKASLSHAYSAKVKSDELRHMFLAKVLVGKVSLGMNTYRRPPPLSTRTKEYRLYDTCVDRLDKPTMFVVFDSCQCYPYYLIKYKDLPEETEI